Proteins encoded by one window of Microplitis demolitor isolate Queensland-Clemson2020A chromosome 6, iyMicDemo2.1a, whole genome shotgun sequence:
- the LOC106693896 gene encoding uncharacterized protein LOC106693896, protein MCSPKPWLEILPTVLLGLRTPFKQDIQSTPAKMFVSPAYLNLGRDPCPLRNCRVAEDNNIVVDDNVDRSGWIQRMDRMIELRDIVNQRTRRSSERYAAYYNRKRRNILFEIGDQVYKPTHVCSKKSEQVVGKLAPRYAGPFVISKVVTPVIVEMETPEGKYIGRSHVKFSKLVKRAENVRQRQADAIAWLNVLSITTT, encoded by the exons ATGTGTTCTCCTAAACCATGGTTGGAAATCTTACCAACTGTCCTGCTAGGACTTAGAACACCCTTCAAACAAGACATACAGTCCACACCGGCAAAAATGTT TGTGAGTCCCGCGTATTTGAATTTGGGCCGTGATCCATGTCCTCTTCGCAACTGTCGAGTCGCTGAGGACAATAATATCGTTGTTGATGATAATGTTGATCGCAGTGGGTGGATTCAACGCATGGATCGTATGATAGAATTACGTGATATTGTTAATCAACGTACTCGACGATCCTCCGAACGATATGCGGCGTATTATAACCGTAAAAGACGTAATATACTGTTTGAGATAGGTGATCAAGTCTATAAACCTACTCACGTCTGTTCGAAAAAGAGTGAGCAGGTTGTGGGTAAATTAGCACCACGCTATGCGGGCCCATTTGTCATCTCGAAGGTAGTTACTCCAGTTATTGTCGAAATGGAGACCCCCGAGGGCAAATATATTGGTCGTAGTCATGTGAAATTCTCAAAGCTAGTTAAACGAGCTGAGAACGTCCGTCAGAGGCAAGCCGACGCAATCGCATGGCTAAATGTACTGTCAATAACTACTACTTGA